From the genome of Solanum stenotomum isolate F172 chromosome 5, ASM1918654v1, whole genome shotgun sequence:
GGAGGAGGAGGTCTAATGGCTAAAATAACAGTAATTAATTTTTGTGATCCATTTTCACAATCATTTTTATTTCcactaatgaaaaaaaatggacCAGAatgatcaaatttgaaaattgaattgCCATCATCCATTTTCATAATTGGATTATTTGTGTTGCATTTGTCATAATCATCCTTGTTTACCACTAATACTGAGTTTGATCCCTTCATGTACTTGAACACTaatcacacacacaaaaaaacaaaacataaaacacaaTCAATAACAAATAAGGTTAGGTATCATATAACAATCACTACTAGATATACATGAATTTTCGATCATCCTACTCTTATCATCGATATtagataaatttcaaattttcaatgaaaagtcaaatttcttgtttttgttaaaaaaaaaaataagaaatccCAATTTTTCGATAAAAAGACAAATTTCTGATAATTGTTTCTATTAAAACACCATTTCTGAAGTCGTTTTGGTGGAAACCTCCAAAGGGACATTTTCATCGAATGATTTCAGAGATCCTTGActttttttatcaataatttcattgaaaatatatatgtttttattagtGAGTATGATTACGTTTTTAAAATGAGATGATCGTATAGTTTAAGACAGAAGAATAGTACTTACCAAGAGTGTCATTGATTTGAAATCTCATTCTTTCAGCccaattattgtaattttcagATGGATTAGGAACCCAACCAGCTTTACCACCAACATAGAATTGATAAGCATAACaagagttgatcaaacaagccAAGAGAATTACTATAAGATGTTTATGCAAAGCCATGGATAattataacaatttaaaaaaatatatatgttttttgtgatataagtaaatttatataaatacacaaaaagaggagaagagcgataagaaaaagaaaaaaaaggaaaagtaggaaacttcaagaaagaatacaaaaaaaaaagaaagataattaAATGGAGGAAATTAAGAGGAAGTTTTATAGACTGATGTTGAAGTTTAAGAATGAAAATAGAGTTATATATTAGTCTACAATTTGGTTGTGgcgtggggtggggtggggtgttGAAGAGGATgggaaattatttttgaaaaatgagtttattgaaaaaaaaacaaacaaaaaaagtgGGAAAAATGTGTTCGATTCTATGGAGAGATTGAGTTTATCATGTGATGATTGTAATTCTTTCACTTTATATTATAAGTCTCGTGTTTAAGCGTCTGATAATGAAAAAAGATCTTATTGAGCATGTTGTTCCTAAATATTGGTCCTGCGGTGcacaaactcaaatttaatCCACTCTTAATATAGATATCAAACcgctaatgaaaaaaaaaactattaaaagaggaaaaaacaaaacaaaagtgTGAATGGACTATTATATAGTATTTTACACGTGGAGAAAGGTTAAGGACATAACGGTAAgtgtatttaattaattaaatggaCTTAATGTTTAAGGAAAGAGACaacaatttaaaaagaaaaaaaatgtttggtGACAAAAATTAATTGGGAAAATGTGTTTAATGAGAGAAAAAAAGGGACAAAATTGTAGTTGAAAAAAGGTTTAGGACGTAACGGTTAgtgtgtttaattaattaaatgcaACGTATTGCTTTTTCAGgccatcattttattttatttttattttaaaaagttagaCAAATGTGTTCTTAGGATATTTTTCtgaatgaatataatatttttttccatatattaTTCAATCTTATTGACAAAATATAGGTCTAAACTTTCAATTTGTTCAAATAACTTGCATATTTTAGACTATCATTTAACgttttttagtataattttttattttcttaaaatggaTATTTAGATCATTATCTAAAAGAGTCATAAgtttaaacataaataaaaagattgtcATTTACTAAATAACTAGCTTAAAAAAGAGACAatcgataaatatttttatgggaTACTGCATTTAAATCTTGCTATTTAAACTATACCCATTCTATTACGCATCTACCCATTTAGTAACAGTCTCATATACGGTGTATGAAGTTAGGCATATGTGTATGTATAGAATTCAGCCACATAAATCTGCATTTAATCACGACTGAAGTTCAGACAAAAATATTGAACTTTAGCATTATGTGCTCAAACTTTCAACCATTTGAAACTTCAAATTAAGCTTTTATCAGATATAGTTGTTAATACGTATGATTTCTCAAGTTATTTTATCATGAATGTATTTATAAACTTTTACACACTACATATATGACTTTAATAGTGATCCCAAAATCAAATATCCCCGAATATACTTTTTAAGTTTCTTTCGGTTGGCCCAATAGCTAGAGATTAGTGATGCAAAGTACCTATCATCCTCAATGAATTATTTTAGTGATATTAGAAATGATACACTATCTATTCTTTATTTCATTTAGGAGAATATTATTGATACGGATAGAGTCAAATAATCTTTTCTTTGTGAGCAATCAATAATAGAATTGCTCCCCAAGGTGACCAATATTCTCCACGCTATGATTTTAGACACAATAACTTTACAAGAAGCGTTACTAAAAAAGTATCTGACATAGACGATATTATTgcaaatcaaaaagaaaagaacaagaGGCAGTATGATAAATTGATTTCGCGTTCCCTTTACTTTATCATGGTATCAATGAGACAAAACATAATTATAATACGGTAATTCTGATGGGTGGAGTGATGATCAATTTATAAAGATTTTAATCATagtcaaattttattaattatcaaTTTATTGGGCCGCATAATATAAGCCCATTAGTGGCCCAATATGCTTAAGCTAAAAGTTCATTTTCTATATTGCTATTTGTTGAGTCTTCCATTTTTTCCCATTTGGTCAATAATGTTAGTAGCAATAAGCCCAAAGCTTGGCAGGCTAGACCACATATTGAGCCCATCCATAAACCCTGcaatcatatattaaaattttaaatacaaaaataatatttcgaTCAATCAACTACAACTCAATTCTTAATTCGTTGCGATTAAATGATCTTGAAATTCAtaagtaataaattaaagcaCCTAAGTGTTTGTGTAGACAAATCATATAATATGAGAAGAGATCTACATTCGATGTTTTCAATTGAACTCAGTATTTACTCTCAATATGTGTTATCAAAAAAATCTCAACCGGAGTTTGTGGCGTAATGCCTGATTATATTAAGAGGTCTCTTAAaccaattttataaaaattatataataatgaaACACGAAAGAACTTTGCCTTCTGAGTTATGTATGATTCAGAAACGTGACAAACACAAATAgctaattttgagaaaattaagTGAAATCAAATTGTAAAATCTTtagaaatatgaaaaagaattgAATGTATATAGAGGAGGAGAAAatagaattgaaaaaataataataaaattctgAATTCATCTCTGGACGAAAAATAAAACACACCAACATGGCATGCATTTGGATTACCTGAGCATGTAGGTTGAACTTAAAAGCAAGGAGCCAAGATATTGGCATGCCAATAAAATAGAATGTTGCCAAGTTGATGAACATAACCAAATGTTGCCATCCACATCCCCTAGCCACCCCTGATAATCAATTTCAATTACATTTTCTCTTTAGATACATAAACAAATACTTAAATTTAGTCTCAGTTGACATGTAAATACTCTAATTTTGAGTAGGCACATAGTCTAGATATCTCAACTTGTCTTTACTGTGTCAGTTGAACACTCCAACTTCcaaaatgatcatctagacaCCTCCAAAAGTTATATGTGTACATAAGTATAGGGTGTCCATGAGACATAAGAGGGCCGAGTTGGAGTGTTTAGTTGTCAGTTGAGATCAATGAGGTATCCAGATGTGCACTCTCAAAATTGGAGTGGTTACTTGCTAACCAAGGTCAAGTTTAAATGTGTGTTCAGAATGCACaagtataatattttctttaactgtatatgaaatttaagaacCTGACCTGATAAAATTCCTTGAAAGAAATCCAATACAAATGAGATTAAGAGAAGTGGCATCATGGTGGcaaattcttttattatttctgtaCTATCACTAAAGAAGCCAGCCCATGCACTATGACCAAAAAATAGAGCCAAATCAACAACAAGAGCAAGAAGAACACATAGCTTGAGAGTAACAACCATAGCATGCTTAGCTTTGTCAATATTTCCACTTCCTAACTCATTTGCCACCCTAGTGCTGCACATATTATACAATAATTATAGATAGCATATTAGTTCAAATTTGTAAAATAACATTAATAAAGATCAAGATTATCTATAATACTCCATAAAGTATATATTATagataataaagtaaaaatttaatcattcataaaagaaattgaGTCTCGAGAAATAATGAGGTCTGATCGATATATAAAACCTATCTTTTTTTGGTCTAGTATAGACACGTGTATACACATGATATACTTTATACACGTGCCTGCCTATGCTAGACCATGTGTATGCACGTGATCCTTAAGCAACCCACTTATGACCACTACACCAATTCACTACTTATTACATGAGTGttcattctttaattttatccCATTACTTcaaatttctatataaatataattagttTGATACAAGATTAATGGGTGCTTGAGCACCTAGAAAGGTCAatgtagctccgcccctgttAGGAGGGAGCGGGGCGGGAAAATAATAAAACTCTCACATAATTTAAGTTGTTGAAACTCATACACCACAAATATGTGTAGTACATTACCTTGCAGCTGCACTCAGACCATAAGACACCATGAAAGCAACAGCTTCCGTATTTACactgaaaagtcacaatccaAAAGTTAGTGTCAGAATTTTGGATTCTATTACTTCCTTAGTCTTCAAATTATGTGATACTTTTCggatttcaagattcaaataaatctatttttaatcgtaaattttttatacatcttttaaatattttgaattgtcaattattgtgacttataatactttttatgcagtttataaatatataaatttcatttcaaaaaatttgaagattccatGCGTAAATTATcagtcaaacttaaactgtttaactctaaaaaaatgaaaagtgtcacataaattgagacaaagaaagtaaaaaagtgAAAATGAGGTGATTTATatagcagcaacaacaacaataataacaacaatatatgTCGTgtaatgttataacttataagtgaGGTCTAAAAAGGTAATATGTACATAGACAAGGGCAAATTTAAAGAAGGGTAGAGTGTTCACTCGAACCCcttttatattgtatatatgaggtaaaacttttatttttttattgatgtaTAAAGATTTTGAATCTCTTGAACGTAAGAATAGAGGTTGGTTTTGTGATTCAAGGGTTTAAAATTCACCTTGAgttttcaaaatcaattatcTTAGGTACTGCATTTTTATTGCAGGCGCTACACTGCTTTTCATAtctactttcttcttcttttacttgaGTTTGATGTACTTGCGCCAAAAGTTTTTCCGAAAATAACCACTCTACCTCCATGAGATAGCGATAATGTCTACGTACGTACACCCTACCCTCTCTGGACTCCACTTAGTCGGATTTCACTaagtatattattgttatcGTTGAAACGGGTCCCAAATTTGATGTTTATGGATTCTCAaagatttcaaatatatatatatatatatactttttattataAGTGTCCGATGGGAATTAAACCCTTGTAAAGGAGCGCAACAAAGCTTAAGAAGTAGTACTGGACCAAAAGTTTACTTTGTTATTGAGTTCCCAACACATNGATGTACTTGCGCCGAAAGTTTTTCCGAAAATAGCCACTCTAGCTCCATGAGATAACGATAATGTCTACGTACGTACACCCTACCCTCTCTGGACTCgacttagtgggatttcactaagTATGTTATTGTTATCGTTGAACGGGTCCCAAATTTGATGTTTATGGATTCTCAaagatttcaaatatatatatactttttattataAGTGTCCGATGGGAATTAAAACCTTGTAAAGGAGCGCAACAAAGCTTAAGAAGTAGTACTGGACCAAAAGTTTACTTTGTTATTGAGTTCCCAACACATATATAAATACTAGGTCTGTGTAGGTATTATTGTGTTCGCTTTGGAACCCGTATCCAAACCCCTAAATTCGCCCCTTCTCTTATCTAGTGAAAATAGAGAGGCGATTTCGAAAGACGTTAAGGCTTAAGTAAACCAATTCAAaacaaatttgaaaagaaaatatgtatCAAGAAACACAAGAGCATAATTACCTCATTGCAATTAGTGAAGTAGTTGTTTCTGAGTTTGGCATCAAGCCAGCAGATAACACAAAAAACTCATGATCCCAGTATTCCAAACTGCATGTATACATCAAATCAAAAGAACATAGGATCAAGTCAAACCCTTGACCTgtctaaattattatataattcaTATCTCTTccgtttgataaaaaaaaaaagaaagagaaaaatcaaatagtcAACTAATTTGATAGTAGACATTTAGATCACTTACAATACAAGAACTCTAATAAAAGGAAAGGATTATGTTAGAAGCATTTCCAATATAATAAAgtacattatattttataatacaaGCTTATAATATAAGGATTGACCACTTACATTATATCCTCGAAGACGTATCATATAAATAGACCACAACCCATATTATATAACAAAATTAACATATATGAGATTACTTACCATATCATGGCAGCAGAGGGCAAAGACAACTTCAAGTTTGTAAAGATATGATGAAACGACACGAAAGAGAGACCTTCCCTCCAGATTTGATTGAATTTCTTCTTCGAACAAAAAACGTATACCACCAACATGATGACTGAAATCCAAATCGAAATCGAAGCTGCTAATGGTGCTCCTTTAAAACCAAGACTTGTCCAATAAACAAGGCAATAGGTAATGCCAATGTGTAAAACTAAAGATACCATTGAACACACAACAAGAGGCATGACAATTGATTGTGATTGAAGAAATACTAAAAAGTTTTGCAAAAAACCATATGCAAATAATCCAGGTATGAGGAATTTCAAGAACACCCCAGCTTCTTTTGCTATGTCAGGATCTTGATGAAGTAAAATGAGAATTTTATCAGAATACCACCAACTAATAGCAATTATCGTAGAAAATATGAATGATATGATGCATGATATTTGAAGATGTATCCCCAACATCTTGTACATTTTAGCTCCATATCCTTGGCCACATAATGTCTCAAGTCCACCACTAATGCCAACCTATGTTATCAAGATAAACAAAACAATTGAAGTAACAATTAATAGTTAAATTAAAGAACTACATATTATACAAATACTAGGTAAGAGTTAAGACTACttaataagaagaaaatgagaaaagcAGGCTAGCTCCTTTACCTCTTCTTTGAAAAAGTACTATAACACACAACTATATGCTagtcttttacttttattttttatattcaaatctTTCTATCTAAAGTAATGTTTTCAATAAATTGAAGATATGTCATGTCTTGTCTTGTCTGATCATCGATCTCCCCACTTAAATTTTCTTCATTCTACTTCTACCTCTCCTAAAACCTGATATAGACAAGTTATAAGTACTCTCACACATTTgtactaaaaaaatttataattggtGTAACTTTCAGAGAATTATAAGGTGAGAGTAGTTTCAGTGGAGGACAAAATACAGGAAGTGAGACTAATTAAAATGGTTCGAACATGTGAAGAGATATGCATGGGCGTCCTAGTGTGGAGGGGTGAGAGGTTAGCGATAGATGAGTTCAGGCCAAAGAGGTATTGGGCAGAGGTGATTATACAGGAAATGACGCAATTTCAGTTTATTAATTAAGGACATGATCTTAGATAGGTGAGGACACAAATTAGGGAAGTGGGTTAGCACCTAATAGAGTGTTTTCTAGCTAATTCTTCCATACTGCTAGTCATAGTATTACTCTTGTAATTTCTTGTCCTTACATTTTCGTAATTATATAtctattatttcttatactttgattatagtattattttcttgtgtttatgATCAACATGTTTTGCAATACTTTCACACCATTATAATCTATCATTTGGCCATAAATTCTAGaaatttatcttcaaatatttattttccatgAAATCAtcagaatttgaaaatttggggTATATTGTTTGGTTGGTAAaagattttgataaatatttttttctaagaaaataaattgcttaaaaatgagaaaaatgacttctactatgaaagaaggaaaaacaaTTCTACAACTGACATTTCACATTGTTTGTTTCCTTCCCACACCTCCAAGTCTCCAACACACCGCATCTTCACTCtcacttttttttgttgtctctCACCGAGGGGAAATGCGATCTTCTTGGAACAACCTTGgtttggtgaattgaagttATATTACCCCTCCCCCCTTCTCACCAACCACACCTCGATCATTagtttttgaaactggtaaatAAAATGCATATCCAaacataatttcaaattataaaaaaaaattgcaactttataaaaacaaaaaaaaaatctatttttataaGGAGGAAAGAATTAGATGCATACCATCAAAGAGAGACCAGTGACCTCAGCCCATGAATTACCAAGATTTGAGGCAGCAAGTTCAAATTTGCCAAGATGACCAGCAAACATGACAGACACAAGATTGATGAAGTAGAAACAACTAGTCACAACAATCATTGGCAAAGAGAACAATATTTGATTCTTGGCTTCTTCAACATCAATTACcttgttaataataataatccacCATTTGTTTGTCTCCAATGATGTTGAAGGCAACATGGGACTTTTTAGACTATTTGATGATGAACTATCCATAGCCATATTCTTGGGTTTTCTTCTTAGTTGATCACCATTATTACCAACGAACTCCTCTTTATATAAATTCAACAggtaatatataaatgttttatgGTATCagtatataaaatttaagatatttaGAGTAACATATTGCTTATTATTCATTTTAGGTTATCATACGGTCGTTTGGATGGGAACAAATTATCTCGAGATAAGTTATTTTATCAATACtgtaataaaaataacttttagtggTAATAAATATACACGTTAACAAAGAATGCTAAAGCcttaccggcattagttaattTCCATTGGATCCAATGTCACTATAGACTTTACTGACActtacaaagagtgctaattgcagctaaaaatacatatttagcggcatATTAAGTTATTGCCGCTAACTAAATGCCGCTAACTACAAAAGGAACCCcaattaccaacaaaaaaatttgttagtaaattgatcaaattggtTGGCAAATTGAGTTATCAACCAAATGCTAACTTATATTAATCCGTTGCTAAAAGGGTCGTCGGTAAATATTACCAACcgatttttaatttgttggtaaacttacCAACCAAAAATCAGTTGGTAAACACCCAAAGAtgttacaaaattttgaaacatgaCCCTGAAATTTCCGTTGGTAAATTCACCAACTAATTTTTGGTTAGTATATCGTTAGTACCTTTACTAACGAATTGAAAAGGCgttagtaaatttttttcttcattattcgaTTCCGTTGGTAATTATAGTAAATTTATGTTAgtaatttaccaataaattttaaatactttttttttggtttcccatccGGTGTCCGGTACCCACATCGCAgcccgactaaattcggattcACGCcgggaagtcccacattggCCCACACCACAGCCCGACTAAATCCAAATTCACGCCaggaagtcccacattggggagtaaagcgctccctaacaaaggcgactccgtacccaaggggaatcgaacctgagacctcttgGGTAAGGATGAAGGAATACTTACCACTCTACCAGAaggtaataaattttaaatacgttagtatgattatttgtttttctaataaatttactaatattGTTAGTTTATTGTTAATATATCATTCAAGGCGACTCCGTACCCAAGGGGaatcgaacctgagacctcttggttaaggatgaaggagtatTTACCATTCCACCACAACCTTTgttggtaataaattttaaatacgttagtatgattatttgtttttctaataaatttactaattgattgttagtttgttggtaatatatcattcaattaagttcaatgttaggttagtaattgattgacaatatgttcaaaatatcattaactGAATGATTAtccaatagtaaaatatttattaatttattgcatttaaaaatctaagagcacaaatataaatccaaaaatattaatatcaattttataaatcatatttgaatgaaataatgCAAAATCTATGATaacgaattaaattaatttcaatatGACACATAccattatatcaaaaaatttaatttgagcacgtttaccaaaaatattgatcaaatcTAAATCTTggccaaaatttaaaagttaaaacgcctaacagTAGACCTGAAAATTGAAGCCtcaaaacctgaaccaaccatcctattagataTAATAATGACCTTCCGAAGCTAATCGCGCTGACGAAATCCTCATCAAAGCACGTTTACTAAAAATGGTaagcaaagtcaaattttggccaaaagttaaaagttaaaacgcctaacggtacaaactgaatatgaaaacctcaaaatccaaaccaaccatcctataaGAGAAAAATGACCTTTCAGAGCTAATCGCGCTgacgaaattcaaatttgagcatgattcccaaaaaaattgacctaattcaaattttagccaaaagttaaaagttaaaacgcttaacgacacaaactgaaaataaaagtctCAAAACCTAAACCAACCATCCTTTGAGACCAAAACTGAACTTATATGGCTAACACGGTGACAAAATTTCATTTCGAGCAcgattaccaaaaatattgactaaagtgaaattttggccaaaacttaaaagttaaactgcctaacgacacaaactaaaaatggaagcctcaaaaTCTGAACCCTCTATCATATtacatcaaaaatgacctttcgcaTGTAACTGCactgacgaaattctcatctgagcacatttatcaaatatattgaccgaagttaaattttggccaaaatttataagttaaaacacctaacggcacacactaaaaatgaaagcctcaaaacccgaatcaaccatcctattagataaaaaaaattacctttggAGTTAATTACGCTAACAGAATTCTCACCTGAGCACGTTCATAAAactattgaccaaagtcaaattttggccaaaacataAGATATACCTAACGGAACAAACAAAAAACGGAAGcctcaaaacttgaaccaaccTTCCTGTTAgatcaaaaatgacctttcgaagCTAATGACACTGACAGAGTTCTAATCTGAGCACGTTTACCAAatatattgaccaaagtcatgttttggctaaaatttaacAATTAAAACGCCTAACGACACCAACTGAATATGAAAGACTCAACACTAGACGCTGATTTACCTtaagtttaacttcaattgataaatttttcaactattcaaatataagttataattaataatttaccaataaattttatcacagttggtaatagttactattcaactaaacattcatatgtaatattaccaactaataattaatatgttggtAAATTTTACCAATGGATTAATGATCGATTGGCATATTACCAACTATTTTAATGatgttagtaatttactaactaCAATCTTTATTCGTCGGAATTTTTTCAACTAATTGGATATTGGTTGTCAAGTTTACCAACGAATTACATTTCGTTACTAATTTaccaacacatttatatttggttggtaaatTTAGCAACACAATCTTGCCGTTGGTAAATGTTTGGTTAGTAATTCATTggtaatatgttaataaattatataaacaattttttgtcatatttaccaaccgatatatacttcgttggtaatattaccaacaaaaagTGTGCGTTAGTAATATTTCAGTTGGTAATCCATTGATAGAATGTGGCTAAATTTGGCGCCATTTTTTCCCACCGTATTTACCAACTAAATACTTAGTTAGTAAGATTTTGGTTGGTAATCTGTTAGAATTTGGTTGTTaggttttaaaatataattctattagaaatatgttggtaatttgttagtagaatactaaccaacttaagttgttagtaaaatctgttggcaatttggggttttttttgtagtgtaaagatcatttttggtgtagtgcatgtatatgagataacttattccaTCACTAAGGTATAAATGGTGTGATAAATAATCCCAACTAATACCTCCGACCAAACGCTAGATAAGATAGTCCTGAATTTTATCCCTTAGATTATTATACAATATACCTCATACCAACGACCCCTGGAGTTTAATTTAtggcatatatatatagttcatAAACGTGTCATTTAACTTGGCGTAGTTAACATCTATGTCATTCTATTTTGGGTGttcacaagtagacacttaaacttgtataaaattcaACAAGTAGAACatgtgtcctacatggcataatacacataggacacCATGTAGGATGCAAATTTTGATGTAGAACGTCACATATGatacatgtgtctacttgttcaatgtAACTTTATACAATTTAAAGTGCCTACTGATGTCTTATGCATATCCAAAGTTAAAGGATATAAATGCATATTGATATCAAGTTAAAGAGTATATTTATGNNNNNNNNNNNNNNNNNNNNNNNNNNNNNNNNNNNNNNNNNNNNNNNNNNNNNNNNNNNNNNNNNNNNNNNNNNNNNNNNNNNNNNNNNNNNNNNNNNNNNNNNNNNNNNNNNNNNNNNNNNNNNNNNNNNNNNNNNNNNNNNNNNNNNNNNNNNNNNNNNNNNNNNNNNNNNNNNNNNNNNNNNNNNNNNNNNNNNNNNNNNNNNNNNNNNNNNNNNNNNNNNNNNNNNNNNNNNNNNNNNNNNNNNNNNNNNNN
Proteins encoded in this window:
- the LOC125865260 gene encoding protein DETOXIFICATION 19-like isoform X2 yields the protein MAMDSSSSNSLKSPMLPSTSLETNKWWIIIINKVIDVEEAKNQILFSLPMIVVTSCFYFINLVSVMFAGHLGKFELAASNLGNSWAEVTGLSLMVGISGGLETLCGQGYGAKMYKMLGIHLQISCIISFIFSTIIAISWWYSDKILILLHQDPDIAKEAGVFLKFLIPGLFAYGFLQNFLVFLQSQSIVMPLVVCSMVSLVLHIGITYCLVYWTSLGFKGAPLAASISIWISVIMLVVYVFCSKKKFNQIWREGLSFVSFHHIFTNLKLSLPSAAMICLEYWDHEFFVLSAGLMPNSETTTSLIAMSVNTEAVAFMVSYGLSAAASAWAGFFSDSTEIIKEFATMMPLLLISFVLDFFQGILSGVARGCGWQHLVMFINLATFYFIGMPISWLLAFKFNLHAQGLWMGSICGLACQALGLLLLTLLTKWEKMEDSTNSNIENELLA
- the LOC125865260 gene encoding protein DETOXIFICATION 18-like isoform X1, translated to MAMDSSSSNSLKSPMLPSTSLETNKWWIIIINKVIDVEEAKNQILFSLPMIVVTSCFYFINLVSVMFAGHLGKFELAASNLGNSWAEVTGLSLMVGISGGLETLCGQGYGAKMYKMLGIHLQISCIISFIFSTIIAISWWYSDKILILLHQDPDIAKEAGVFLKFLIPGLFAYGFLQNFLVFLQSQSIVMPLVVCSMVSLVLHIGITYCLVYWTSLGFKGAPLAASISIWISVIMLVVYVFCSKKKFNQIWREGLSFVSFHHIFTNLKLSLPSAAMICLEYWDHEFFVLSAGLMPNSETTTSLIAMSVNTEAVAFMVSYGLSAAASTRVANELGSGNIDKAKHAMVVTLKLCVLLALVVDLALFFGHSAWAGFFSDSTEIIKEFATMMPLLLISFVLDFFQGILSGVARGCGWQHLVMFINLATFYFIGMPISWLLAFKFNLHAQGLWMGSICGLACQALGLLLLTLLTKWEKMEDSTNSNIENELLA